The Humulus lupulus chromosome 4, drHumLupu1.1, whole genome shotgun sequence genome has a window encoding:
- the LOC133831881 gene encoding probable LRR receptor-like serine/threonine-protein kinase At1g56140, which translates to MSSGASSSPAFTFIIVACFTFGVAPFTSAQNGTQPITDPSEVRVLNSIFNQWKIKAKWNTSEDPCSGAAIDSTDFNVVTFNPFIKCDCSFNNASLCHITQLKVSNVAGATIPEELWSLTFLFNLNLGQNFFTGSLSPSIGNLTKMQYLSLGINALSGEVPKELGLLTELLILSFSSNNFSGPLPPELGNLNKLQHLFIDSAGVSGKIPSTFANLQSLQTLWASDNEFTGKIPDFIGNWTNLNSLRFQGNSFQGPIPSTFANLTSLTELQLSEISNASTSLAFIKNMKSLSTLVLRNNNITGSIPSYIGELRQLKHLDLSFNKLNGQIPDSLFNINSLSYLFLGNNSLNGTLPRKRSTTILNIDLSYNNLMGSIPSWVNNQQNLHINLVGNNFTIDNLNNSPLLSGLNCLQKNFSCGSGNPTCEYIRIIFFYLPFIYFACVYHDKYVMNCLLSLIDYYTFYAIDSNSLITCPFWNVLILIMPLFLNITFHWCVDSSFGINSGGIRIKSLDGIEYEKDDEVLGAATHFVTSSKRWAASNVGIFANNINSSYTSNIVSQFTNTLDSELFHTVRLSSSSLRYYGLGLENGNYTVKLQFAEIAFENSRTWKSVGRRVFDIYIQGNRVLKNFDIRKEAGGLSFRAVEKEFTVHVSQNFIEVHLFWAGKGTCCIPDQSTFGPSISAISATPDFIPTVSNKSPSTKKNHTGLIVVGVVVGFAVLSVFCVLVALYIAQQRKRAQMNEEFLGMDVKPFTFSYSELKTATNDFNSANKLGEGGFGPVYKGTLEDERVVAVKQLSVTSRQGKSQFVAEIATISAVQHRNLVKLYGCCIDGDRRLLVYEYLENKSLDQALFGKCSLKLDWPTRFDICMGVARGLSYLHEESRLRIVHRDVKSSNILLDYNLIPKISDFGLAKLYDEKQTHISTRVAGTIGYLAPEYAMRGHLTEKADIFAFGVVALELVSGRPNSDSTLDEERMYLLEWAWNLREQGCEIELADSELSEFDEEEVKRIIGVALLCTQTSPTLRPSMSRVVARISGDSDVSTAISRPGYLADWKFSDVSSLMRKITKGTDSSFYDSSTT; encoded by the exons TGAGAGTTTTGAATTCAATCTTTAATCAATGGAAAATAAAGGCTAAATGGAATACAAGTGAGGATCCATGCAGTGGGGCAGCCATAGATTCTACTGATTTCAATGTTGTCACTTTCAACCCCTTTATCAAATGTGATTGCTCTTTCAACAATGCTTCTCTCTGCCATATTACTCAACT GAAGGTTTCAAATGTTGCTGGTGCTACAATTCCAGAAGAGCTATGGAGTCTAACCTTCCTCTTCAATCT GAATTTGGGCCAGAATTTCTTCACAGGCTCTCTATCTCCATCAATTGGAAACCTCACTAAGATGCAATACCT GAGCTTAGGCATAAATGCACTGTCAGGGGAGGTACCAAAGGAATTGGGACTACTTACTGAGCTATTAATTTT GTCCTTTTCATCAAACAACTTCTCTGGTCCTTTGCCGCCAGAGTTAGGGAATTTAAATAAATTACAACACCT TTTCATTGATAGTGCTGGAGTTAGTGGCAAGATACCTTCAACATTTGCAAATCTTCAAAGCTTGCAAACATT GTGGGCATCAGACAATGAATTCACCGGAAAGATACCTGACTTCATAGGAAATTGGACAAATCTTAATAGCTT GAGATTTCAAGGAAATTCTTTTCAAGGACCTATACCATCAACATTTGCGAATCTGACTTCTCTAACAGAATT GCAATTAAGTGAAATATCTAATGCAAGTACTTCTCTTGCATTTATCAAGAATATGAAGTCTCTAAGTACATT AGTGCTTAGGAATAACAACATCACTGGTTCAATTCCATCATACATAGGAGAACTTCGACAGTTAAAACACCT AGATTTGAGCTTCAACAAGTTAAATGGACAGATTCCAGACTCTCTTTTCAACATTAATTCACTCTCTTATCT GTTTCTTGGAAATAACAGCCTAAACGGAACCTTACCTCGGAAAAGAAGTACAACTATTCTCAATAT TGATTTGTCATACAATAATCTAATGGGGAGCATTCCTTCCTGGGTCAACAATCAACAGAATCTACACAT tAACTTGGTTGGCAACAACTTTACAATAGATAACTTAAATAACag TCCTCTTCTTTCAGGGTTGAACTGTCTCCAAAAGAATTTCTCCTGCGGTTCAGGAAATCCCACGTGTGAATACAttagaataatttttttctatttaccttttatttattttgcatgTGTATATCATGACAAATATGTTATGAACTGTTTACTGTCTTTAATTGATTACTACACCTTTTATGCAATTGATTCAAATAGTTTGATAACTTGTCCTTTTTGGAATGTACTAATACTAATAATGCCTTTGTTTTTAAATATAACATTTCATTGGTGTGTAGATTCTAGCTTCGGGATTAACTCTGGTGGTATTCGAATTAAGTCTTTAGATGGAATTGAGTATGAAAAGGATGATGAGGTTTTGGGTGCAGCTACACATTTTGTCACCAGCAGCAAAAGATGGGCAGCGAGCAATGTTGGAATTTTTGCAAATAACATTAATTCTAGCTATACAAGTAATATAGTATCTCAATTCACAAATACTTTAGACTCAGAACTATTCCATACAGTAAGGCTTTCTTCTTCATCATTGAGATACTATGGTCTGGGGCTTGAGAATGGTAACTACACTGTCAAACTCCAGTTTGCAGAAATTGCTTTCGAAAATTCTCGCACCTGGAAAAGTGTTGGCAGGCGTGTATTTGATATTTATATCCAG GGAAATAgagttttaaaaaattttgaCATAAGAAAGGAGGCTGGTGGTCTCTCTTTTAGAGCAGTAGAGAAAGAATTTACTGTTCATGTTTCACAGAACTTCATTGAAGTCCACCTCTTTTGGGCTGGAAAAGGAACTTGTTGTATACCTGATCAAAGTACTTTTGGGCCTTCCATTTCAGCAATCAGTGCCACTCCAG ATTTTATACCCACTGTCAGTAACAAATCTCCAAGCACTAAAAAGAACCATACCGGTCTGATTGTTGTGGGAGTTGTCGTTGGATTTGCTGTTTTAAGCGTTTTCTGTGTGTTAGTGGCTTTATACATTGCTCAACAAAGAAAGAGAGCTCAAATGAACGAAG AGTTCTTGGGAATGGATGTTAAACCATTCACTTTCAGCTATAGCGAACTGAAGACGGCTACCAATGATTTCAATTCAGCTAATAAGTTGGGAGAGGGGGGATTCGGGCCTGTCTACAAG GGAACACTTGAAGATGAAAGAGTTGTCGCTGTGAAGCAACTGTCAGTGACTTCTCGTCAAGGAAAGAGCCAGTTTGTTGCCGAAATTGCCACAATATCTGCTGTGCAACATCGCAACCTGGTCAAATTGTATGGATGCTGTATTGACGGAGATAGAAGACTTCTTGTTTATGAGTACCTAGAAAACAAGAGTCTTGATCAAGCATTATTTG GGAAGTGTAGCTTGAAGCTGGATTGGCCAACACGTTTCGACATTTGCATGGGGGTAGCAAGAGGTCTATCTTATCTTCATGAGGAGTCACGGCTTAGAATTGTACACCGAGATGTCAAGTCCAGCAACATTCTGCTTGACTATAATCTCATCCCCAAAATATCAGATTTTGGTTTGGCTAAACTTTATGATGAAAAACAAACTCATATAAGTACTCGCGTTGCTGGAACAAT TGGTTATCTTGCACCAGAATATGCCATGCGTGGTCACCTTACAGAGAAAGCCGATATCTTTGCCTTTGGCGTTGTGGCTCTAGAGCTTGTTAGTGGCAGGCCAAATTCTGACTCTACATTAGATGAAGAAAGAATGTACCTTCTTGAATGg GCTTGGAATTTGCGTGAACAAGGCTGCGAAATTGAGCTGGCAGATTCAGAACTATcagaattcgatgaggaagaagtGAAAAGAATCATTGGAGTGGCTCTATTATGCACTCAAACCTCACCAACATTGCGTCCATCTATGTCAAGAGTGGTGGCAAGGATCTCAGGAGACAGTGATGTGAGCACTGCAATTTCAAGGCCTGGTTACTTGGCTGACTGGAAATTCAGTGATGTCAGCAGCCTAATGAGAAAGATTACAAAAGGGACTGATTCTAGTTTTTATGACTCGTCTACAACATAA